From Carya illinoinensis cultivar Pawnee chromosome 5, C.illinoinensisPawnee_v1, whole genome shotgun sequence, one genomic window encodes:
- the LOC122310262 gene encoding putative calcium-binding protein CML19 — MIKAKHDASSSPPPLIDEKPNSVTSPKSALGRLRRKLSSRKSTEKQRSLSGSDSEMMSKFCSELQRVFDYLDVDGDGKISPAELQGCVTTVGGTVSVDEAEETVKSCDLNGDGLLDFEEFQKLMETSGEEEENDTLKEAFAMYEMEGTGCITPTSMKRMLSQLGDSKSVEDCKAMIRKFNLNGDGVLSFEQFRIMMH; from the coding sequence ATGATCAAAGCTAAACACGATgcatcttcttctcctcctcctcttatTGATGAGAAGCCTAATAGTGTGACATCTCCGAAATCAGCTCTGGGAAGATTACGTCGCAAACTGTCTTCGAGAAAGAGTACTGAAAAGCAGCGTTCTCTTTCGGGTTCTGATTCGGAGATGATGAGCAAATTCTGCAGCGAGCTCCAAAGGGTGTTCGATTACTTGGACGTGGATGGAGATGGTAAAATATCTCCTGCCGAGTTGCAAGGCTGCGTGACCACAGTGGGGGGCACTGTGTCCGTGGATGAGGCGGAAGAAACCGTGAAGTCGTGTGACTTGAATGGGGATGGGCTGCTGGACTTCGAGGAATTCCAAAAGCTAATGGAGACAAGcggggaagaggaagagaatgacaCGCTCAAAGAGGCTTTTGCTATGTATGAGATGGAGGGGACCGGTTGCATCACCCCCACAAGCATGAAGAGAATGCTGAGTCAACTCGGCGATTCCAAGTCCGTTGAGGATTGTAAAGCTATGATCCGAAAGTTTAATCTCAATGGAGATGGAGTTCTCAGCTTTGAACAGTTCAGAATTATGATGCATTGA